Proteins from a genomic interval of Danio rerio strain Tuebingen ecotype United States chromosome 4, GRCz12tu, whole genome shotgun sequence:
- the LOC137491023 gene encoding uncharacterized protein isoform X1: protein MAFNKEESEDVKIEETFTVKQEDLQEQTDLTEENEGSKQEEHHVKIEEKTFLQTDGILKRRDKNRFTCTQCGKSFGRKYILKIHMRIHTGEKPFTCTQCGKSFSLSWSRNLHMRIHTGEKPYTCTQCGKSFSSSSHFNYHMRIHTGEKLFTCTQCGKSFSCSSSLNQHMRIHTGEKPFTCLQCGKSFSKSSNFILHMMIHTGEKPFKCTQCGKSFSQSSHLKHHTRIHSGEKPFTCTQCWKSFSRSSYLNQHMRIHTGEKPFTCTQCGKSFSQSSHFNYHMRIHTGDKLFTCTQCGKSFSCSSSFNQHMRIHTGVKPFTCLQCGKSFSKSSNFILHMMIHTGEKPFKCTQCGKSFSQSSHLKHHTRIHSGEKPFTCTQCGKSFSRSSYLNQHMRIHTGEKPFTCTQCGKSFSQSSHLNHHMRIHTGEKPFTCTQCGKSFSQSSHFNYHMRIHTGDKLFTCTQCGKSFSCSSSFNQHMRIHTGVKPFTCLQCGKSFSKSSNFILHMMIHTGEKPFKCTQCGKSFSQSSHLKHHTRIHSGEKPFTCTQCGKSFSRSSYLNQHMRIHTGEKPFTCTQCGKSFSQSSHLNHHMRIHTGEKPFTCTQCGKSFSRSSYLNQHMRIHTGKKPFTCT, encoded by the coding sequence acctaactGAAGAAAACGAGGGGAGTAAacaggaggaacatcatgtcaaaattgaggaaaaaacttttttacagactgatggtattttaaaaaggagagacaagaatcgtttcacctgcactcagtgtggaaagagttttggaagaaaatacattcttaagattcacatgaggatccacactggagagaaaccattcacatgcacccagtgtgggaagagtttcagcttaTCGTGGTCccgtaatctacacatgaggatccacactggagagaaaccatacacatgcactcagtgtgggaagagtttcagcagctCATCACACTTTAattaccacatgaggatccacactggagagaaactattcacatgcactcagtgtgggaagagtttcagctgctcatcatcccttaatcaacacatgaggatccacactggagagaaaccattcacatgccttcagtgtgggaagagtttcagcaaatcatcaaactttattctacacatgatgatccacactggagagaaaccttttaaatgcactcagtgtgggaagagtttcagccaatcatcacaccttaaacaCCACACGAGAATCcactctggagagaaaccatttacatgcactcagtgttggaagagtttcagccgctcatcataccttaatcaacacatgaggatccacactggagagaaaccattcacatgcactcagtgtgggaagagtttcagccaatcatcacactttaattaccacatgaggatccacactggagataaactattcacatgcactcagtgtgggaagagtttcagctgctcatcatcttttaatcaacacatgaggatccacactggagtgaaaccattcacatgccttcagtgtgggaagagtttcagcaaatcatcaaactttattctacacatgatgatccacactggagagaaaccattcaaatgcactcagtgtgggaagagtttcagccaatcatcacaccttaaacaCCACACGAGAATCcactctggagagaaaccatttacatgcactcagtgtgggaagagtttcagccgctcatcataccttaatcaacacatgaggatccacactggagagaaaccattcacatgcactcagtgtgggaagagtttcagccaatcatcacaccttaatcaccacatgaggatccacactggagagaaaccattcacatgcactcagtgtgggaagagtttcagccaatcatcacactttaattaccacatgaggatccacactggagataaactattcacatgcactcagtgtgggaagagtttcagctgctcatcatcttttaatcaacacatgaggatccacactggagtgaaaccattcacatgccttcagtgtgggaagagtttcagcaaatcatcaaactttattctacacatgatgatccacactggagagaaaccattcaaatgcactcagtgtgggaagagtttcagccaatcatcacaccttaaacaCCACACGAGAATCcactctggagagaaaccatttacatgcactcagtgtgggaagagtttcagccgctcatcataccttaatcaacacatgaggatccacactggagagaaaccattcacatgcactcagtgtgggaagagtttcagccaatcatcacaccttaatcaccacatgaggatccacactggagagaaaccattcacatgcactcagtgtgggaagagtttcagccgctcatcataccttaatcaacacatgaggatccacactggaaagaaaccattcacatgcacttaa
- the si:ch211-162i8.2 gene encoding uncharacterized protein si:ch211-162i8.2 — translation MAFIKEESEDVKIEETFTVKQEDLQEQTDLIVLKEETQCNKMEEQHQEITADEKPTLTEKTSSLGRPRKSKTECNFSSKQRRKSFIQKRNLGDHMRVHTREKPYTCEQCGKSFGKKRSLKTHMRIHTGERPYTCQQCGKSFKQIGTLKGHMRIHTGERPYTCQQCGKSFKQSATLKGHMRSHTGERPYTCQQCGQSFYYAGNFAAHKRIHTGEKPYTCQQCGKSFKQSGTLKGHIRTHNGGKTLCGKSFAQKQKLDTDMMIHTGEKPYTCTECGKSFTCKSSLINHMKTHTREKLFACNQCEKSFTCKANLMNHMDGHSGIIVFICDQCGKSLTRKDYIKQHMKTHSREDRFRCSECGKSFKQKINLSAHMKLHNAEQSPQH, via the exons atggcgtttattaaagaggagagtgaagatgtgaagattgaagaaacatttacagtcaaacaggaagatctgcaggaacaaacag acctgatagtgctgaaagaagagactcaaTGCAATAAAATGGAAGAGCAACACCAAGAAATAACagctgatgaaaaacccacactgactgAAAAGACTTCATCACTcggaagacctcggaaatccaaaaCTGAGTGTAATTTTAGCAGTAAACAGCGTAGAAAGAGTTTCATTCAAAAGCGTAACCTTGGTgatcacatgagagttcacactagggagaaaccttacacttgcgaacagtgtggaaagagctttggTAAAAAGAGAAGCTTAAAgacccacatgagaattcacactggagagaggccgtacacatgccaacagtgtggaaagagttttaagcaaatTGGCACCCTTAAAggccacatgagaattcacactggagagaggccgtacacatgccaacaatgtggaaagagttttaagcaaagTGCCACACTTAAAGGCCACATGAGaagtcacactggagagaggccgtacacatgccaacagtgtggacaaAGCTTCTATTATGCAGGAAACTTTGCAGCGCAcaagagaattcacactggagaaaagccctaCACATgtcaacagtgtggaaagagttttaagcaaagTGGCACCCTTAAAGGCCACATTAGAACTCACAATGGAGGAAAAACACTGTGTGGTAAAAGTTTTGCTCAAAAACAAAAGCTTGACACcgacatgatgatccacactggagagaaaccctacacatgcacagagtgtggtaaaagtttcacaTGTAAAAGCTCACTCATTAACCACATGAAAACTCACACCAGAGAGAAGCTGTTTGCATGTAATCAGTGTGAAAAGAGCTTCACATGTAAAGCTAACCTCATGAACCACATGGATGGTCACTCTGGAATCATAGTGTTCatatgtgatcagtgtggaaagagtctcacacgcaaagactacattaagcaacacatgaagactcactcaAGAGAGGATCgttttagatgcagtgagtgtggaaagagctttaaacaaaaaataaacctcagcgctcacatgaagcttcacaatgcaGAGCAAAGTCCTCAACATTGA
- the LOC137491023 gene encoding uncharacterized protein isoform X2, which translates to MRIHTGEKPFTCTQCGKSFSLSWSRNLHMRIHTGEKPYTCTQCGKSFSSSSHFNYHMRIHTGEKLFTCTQCGKSFSCSSSLNQHMRIHTGEKPFTCLQCGKSFSKSSNFILHMMIHTGEKPFKCTQCGKSFSQSSHLKHHTRIHSGEKPFTCTQCWKSFSRSSYLNQHMRIHTGEKPFTCTQCGKSFSQSSHFNYHMRIHTGDKLFTCTQCGKSFSCSSSFNQHMRIHTGVKPFTCLQCGKSFSKSSNFILHMMIHTGEKPFKCTQCGKSFSQSSHLKHHTRIHSGEKPFTCTQCGKSFSRSSYLNQHMRIHTGEKPFTCTQCGKSFSQSSHLNHHMRIHTGEKPFTCTQCGKSFSQSSHFNYHMRIHTGDKLFTCTQCGKSFSCSSSFNQHMRIHTGVKPFTCLQCGKSFSKSSNFILHMMIHTGEKPFKCTQCGKSFSQSSHLKHHTRIHSGEKPFTCTQCGKSFSRSSYLNQHMRIHTGEKPFTCTQCGKSFSQSSHLNHHMRIHTGEKPFTCTQCGKSFSRSSYLNQHMRIHTGKKPFTCT; encoded by the coding sequence atgaggatccacactggagagaaaccattcacatgcacccagtgtgggaagagtttcagcttaTCGTGGTCccgtaatctacacatgaggatccacactggagagaaaccatacacatgcactcagtgtgggaagagtttcagcagctCATCACACTTTAattaccacatgaggatccacactggagagaaactattcacatgcactcagtgtgggaagagtttcagctgctcatcatcccttaatcaacacatgaggatccacactggagagaaaccattcacatgccttcagtgtgggaagagtttcagcaaatcatcaaactttattctacacatgatgatccacactggagagaaaccttttaaatgcactcagtgtgggaagagtttcagccaatcatcacaccttaaacaCCACACGAGAATCcactctggagagaaaccatttacatgcactcagtgttggaagagtttcagccgctcatcataccttaatcaacacatgaggatccacactggagagaaaccattcacatgcactcagtgtgggaagagtttcagccaatcatcacactttaattaccacatgaggatccacactggagataaactattcacatgcactcagtgtgggaagagtttcagctgctcatcatcttttaatcaacacatgaggatccacactggagtgaaaccattcacatgccttcagtgtgggaagagtttcagcaaatcatcaaactttattctacacatgatgatccacactggagagaaaccattcaaatgcactcagtgtgggaagagtttcagccaatcatcacaccttaaacaCCACACGAGAATCcactctggagagaaaccatttacatgcactcagtgtgggaagagtttcagccgctcatcataccttaatcaacacatgaggatccacactggagagaaaccattcacatgcactcagtgtgggaagagtttcagccaatcatcacaccttaatcaccacatgaggatccacactggagagaaaccattcacatgcactcagtgtgggaagagtttcagccaatcatcacactttaattaccacatgaggatccacactggagataaactattcacatgcactcagtgtgggaagagtttcagctgctcatcatcttttaatcaacacatgaggatccacactggagtgaaaccattcacatgccttcagtgtgggaagagtttcagcaaatcatcaaactttattctacacatgatgatccacactggagagaaaccattcaaatgcactcagtgtgggaagagtttcagccaatcatcacaccttaaacaCCACACGAGAATCcactctggagagaaaccatttacatgcactcagtgtgggaagagtttcagccgctcatcataccttaatcaacacatgaggatccacactggagagaaaccattcacatgcactcagtgtgggaagagtttcagccaatcatcacaccttaatcaccacatgaggatccacactggagagaaaccattcacatgcactcagtgtgggaagagtttcagccgctcatcataccttaatcaacacatgaggatccacactggaaagaaaccattcacatgcacttaa